A window of Nocardia arthritidis genomic DNA:
CGCGACGGTACCCGCCGATTGGACCGCCGATTGGGCGATCAGCAGCAGCATCGTGGCCAGCTGTGTCGGGTCGCCGTCCCGGATCGAGCCGTCGGCCTGTCCCTCCCGGATGCCCGTCGCGAACAGGTCGATCAGGGTGCGTTGATTGCGGCCGAGCCTGCCGAACACATAGGTGAGCATGAGGTCGGTGTCGGTGCGGAAGATCTTGCCGAACAACGGATTCGAGCGAATCGTCGCCGCACCCGCGACGATCCCGTTGACCAGCCGGACGCGGCCGGTGCCCGTCGCGGGCATGGTGGCCGTGACGATGCCGCGCAGTTCGCGCACCAGCAGTTCGGCCACCAGCGCGCCGGTGTCGGGCCAGCGGCGGTAGACCGTCGGCCTGCTCACGCCGGCGCGGCGCGCCACCTCGGTGAGGGTGGTGCGCCGCACACCGAACTCCTCGACGCAGGCGCGGGCGGCGTCGAAGATCGCGAGATCGATGGCCGATGGCGCGGTTTCGGGCTCATCGGGGGTGGACATGCGGGTGATCACCACCGGGGGTCGGCGGCGCCGGAGCGCCGAAGCGTGCGTTACTGCTTGACAGTCTATGTCAAACTGTAACGCATGGTCGAGATGCAGCAGCACGGCGATAACGATTCGGCTCCGGCTGGAAAGCCGGGCGTGGCGGCGCCCGCAGCGAGTATGGTGTGGGACGCCTGGGGTATTCCGGCCGGTCACAAGCCGCTGTCGGCGCAGATCCGGAGCCTGCTCGCGCAGGTGTTCGGAATATCCGGCGATCCGGTGGCGCGCCGCGATGAGGGCGACGTGCCGTTGCGCGAGTCGGCGCTGACGCCGGCCCAGCGCGATGGGCTGGTCGCGGTGGTCGGCGCGCGGCATGTGTCGTCCGACCATCGGGACCGATTGCGCCATGCGGGCGGTAAAAGCACTCCCGATCTGCTGCGTCGTCGCGCCGAAGGTCCGCAGGACGCACCCGATGCCGTCGTATTCCCCGCCGATCACGAGCAGGTGCTCGCAGTGCTGGCCCACTGCGCCGAGCACGCCATCGCGGTGGTCCCGTTCGGCGGCGGCACCAGCGTGGTCGGCGGTGTGGATCCGGTGCGCGGCCGCTTCGGCGCCGTCATCGCGCTGGACCTGCGCCGCCTCGACGGCATCGCGCGGGTGGACCCGATCAGCGCGACGGCTGCCCTCGGCGCCGGCCTGACCGGTCCGCAGGCCGAGGAACTGCTTGCCGCGCATGGGCTTTCGCTCGGACACTTCCCGCAGAGCTTCGAATTCGCGAGCATCGGCGGTTTCGCGGCCACCCGTTCGTCCGGGCAGGCATCGGCAGGCTACGGCCGCTTCGACGATATGGTCCAGCACCTGCGGATCGCGACCCCGACCGGCACCCTCGAACTGGGCCGAGCGCCCGCCTCGGCCGCGGGGCCGGATCTGCGCGAGCTGTTCGTCGGTTCCGAGGGCACGCTCGGGGTGATCACCGAGGTGACCGTCCGGGTGCATCCGATGCCGGAAACCGTTGCCTACCAAGCATGGTCGTTTCCCGACTTCGAAACCGGCGCGGCCGCACTGCGTTCGGTGGTGCAGGCGGGTGCGGCGCCGACGGTCATGCGGTTGTCCGACGAGGCGGAGACCGGTATCAACCTGGCTCGCTCCGGCGATATCGGCGGCAGGGCGGTGGCGGGCTGCCTGGCCATCACCACCTTCGAGGGCACGAAGGCACATGTGGCGGCGCGTACCGCCGAGGCGTCCGCGCTACTCGCGGCCGCCGGTGGTGAAGCGCTGGGGGACAAGCCCGCTCAGGAATGGGAGCACGGCAGGTTCGCCGCGCCTTATATGCGGGATGCGCTACTCGACGTCGGCGTGCTCTGCGAGACCCTGGAAACCGCGACCTCTTGGGCCAATCTCGCCAACCTGAAGGCAAAAGTTACTGCGGCGCTGACCGATTCGTTGTCCGCCCAGGGCACGCCCCCGCTGGTGATGTGCCACATCTCGCACACCTACCCGACCGGCGCGTCGCTGTATTTCACCATCGTCGCCAAACAACTCGACGACCCTATCGCGCAGTGGCACTTGGCCAAACGCGCGGCGGGTGACGCGATCGTCGCCGCGGGCGGCACCATCACCCACCATCACGCCGTCGGCGCCGATCACCGGCCGTGGATGACCGACGAGATCGGTGAACTCGGTGTGCGCGTATTGCGCGCGGTGAAAGCGGAATTGGACCCGACCGGGATCCTCAACCCTGGAAAGCTGGTCCCGTGAACGAAGCTCCCCGCCGCAACGTCACCGTGGTGACCAATCCGCTGTCGGGGCTCGGCAAGGGTGCCGACGCGGCCGGTGCCGCGCTGGCCCGCTTCGCCGAACGCGGCGTGACGGTCACCGAGGTGCGTACCGGCTCACCCGCGGAATCGGTACGGCGCGTACGTGATTCGATCGACGACCCGCTCGCCCGGCCGGATGCGGTGGTCTGCATCGGTGGCGACGGTCTGGTGTCGATCCTGCTCGCTGCCGTCGCGCGGACCGGCGTCCCGCTCGGGCTGATCCCCGCGGGCACCGGCAACGATCTGGCGCGCGAACTCGGCGTTCCCACCGAAGATCCCGTCGCCACGGCCGATTTGGTGCTCGACGGGCGTATCCGCACCATCGATCTCGGCCGGGTCGAGGCGCGGGATGCGGAACCGATGTGGTTCGCCACCGTCACCGGCACCGGCCTCGACGCGCGAGTCACCCTGCGCGCCAACGAGATGCGCTGGCCGAAGGGGCGTCTCCGGTACACCGTCGCCGCGCTCAGGGAACTCTCGACCGGACTCACGGTGCCCTATCGCATCGAGCTGACCGGCGTCCCCACCGCACCGGCGGCGGACCGCGACACCGTCGTCGAAACCGATGCCGTGATGGTCGCGGTCGGCAATACCCGCGCTTACGGCGGCGGCATGCTGATCTGCCCCGACGCGGTGATGGACGACGGCCTGCTGGACGTCACCGTGGTCGGCGCGCTGTCCCGCCTCGAAATGCTGAGGCTGCTGCCCGCCCTGTCGGCGGGCAAGCGACTCGACCATCCGGACGTCAAGCAGTACCGTGCCGCCGGGATCACCCTTACCGCGCCCGGCGTACCCGCCACGGCCGACGGCGAACCGGCGGGCAGCCTGCCCGTCACCATCCGCGCCGTCCCCGGCGCGCTCGATGTGCTCGTGCCCTGAAAGACTTTGTCAGGAGCGCGTTTTCGTGCGGGCGCGCAGATGCATCCGCTCGCCCTGGCTGCCGAACAGGCTGAGCACCTCGACCGGCCCGCGTCCGGTGCTGCCGAACCAGTGCGGCTGCCGGGTGTCGAATTCGGCGGCCTCGCCCGGGCCGAGGACGATATCGTGCTCGGCGAGTATCAGGCGCAGCCGACCGGCCAGCACGTACATCCACTCGTGACCCTCGTGCACCCGCGGATCGGGTTCGGTGCGGTCCGCCGGGATGATCATCTTGTACGCCTGTAACGG
This region includes:
- a CDS encoding TetR/AcrR family transcriptional regulator, whose translation is MSTPDEPETAPSAIDLAIFDAARACVEEFGVRRTTLTEVARRAGVSRPTVYRRWPDTGALVAELLVRELRGIVTATMPATGTGRVRLVNGIVAGAATIRSNPLFGKIFRTDTDLMLTYVFGRLGRNQRTLIDLFATGIREGQADGSIRDGDPTQLATMLLLIAQSAVQSAGTVAPLLAGPALDTELARAVNGYLAPPPDEQRKSRR
- a CDS encoding FAD-binding oxidoreductase, which gives rise to MVWDAWGIPAGHKPLSAQIRSLLAQVFGISGDPVARRDEGDVPLRESALTPAQRDGLVAVVGARHVSSDHRDRLRHAGGKSTPDLLRRRAEGPQDAPDAVVFPADHEQVLAVLAHCAEHAIAVVPFGGGTSVVGGVDPVRGRFGAVIALDLRRLDGIARVDPISATAALGAGLTGPQAEELLAAHGLSLGHFPQSFEFASIGGFAATRSSGQASAGYGRFDDMVQHLRIATPTGTLELGRAPASAAGPDLRELFVGSEGTLGVITEVTVRVHPMPETVAYQAWSFPDFETGAAALRSVVQAGAAPTVMRLSDEAETGINLARSGDIGGRAVAGCLAITTFEGTKAHVAARTAEASALLAAAGGEALGDKPAQEWEHGRFAAPYMRDALLDVGVLCETLETATSWANLANLKAKVTAALTDSLSAQGTPPLVMCHISHTYPTGASLYFTIVAKQLDDPIAQWHLAKRAAGDAIVAAGGTITHHHAVGADHRPWMTDEIGELGVRVLRAVKAELDPTGILNPGKLVP
- a CDS encoding diacylglycerol kinase produces the protein MNEAPRRNVTVVTNPLSGLGKGADAAGAALARFAERGVTVTEVRTGSPAESVRRVRDSIDDPLARPDAVVCIGGDGLVSILLAAVARTGVPLGLIPAGTGNDLARELGVPTEDPVATADLVLDGRIRTIDLGRVEARDAEPMWFATVTGTGLDARVTLRANEMRWPKGRLRYTVAALRELSTGLTVPYRIELTGVPTAPAADRDTVVETDAVMVAVGNTRAYGGGMLICPDAVMDDGLLDVTVVGALSRLEMLRLLPALSAGKRLDHPDVKQYRAAGITLTAPGVPATADGEPAGSLPVTIRAVPGALDVLVP